One segment of Mobula birostris isolate sMobBir1 chromosome 29, sMobBir1.hap1, whole genome shotgun sequence DNA contains the following:
- the LOC140190050 gene encoding RLA class II histocompatibility antigen, DP alpha-1 chain-like has product MGRYGAAWALLLLLVARSGTHSSAAETDKLAVTFFVTNDPSLPEGGAELKTQERSIAYYDATSPSVQFHLSGLDPFRLPMDELLAGNVFAWVKYLMSGAMLLTNNSLPPNEIGELYLYSEKPAIFGEVNTLTCFVSGFFPPAVIVTLQKNKKPVNGEVNSSHLSFGKDWRFQVLHYTYIQPANSDVYSCRVLHNISKEEKVVYWEPEEQSSAEELDTSQLAVLICGLIIGILGTAAGLYLCFALLLSGWSSLIIRINTPSQ; this is encoded by the exons AGACAGACAAGTTGGCAGTCACCTTCTTCGTTACAAATGACCCCAGCCTGCCAGAGGGTGGAGCTGAGTTGAAGACCCAGGAGAGAAGTATAGCTTACTATGACGCTACATCACCGAGTGTTCAGTTTCACTTGTCTGGCTTAGACCCATTCCGTTTACCTATGGATGAGCTATTAGCAGGAAATGTGTTCGCATGGGTAAAGTACCTGATGAGCGGGGCGATGTTATTAACCAACAACTCTCTTCCCCCAAATG AAATCGGTGAGCTCTATCTGTACTCAGAGAAACCAGCTATCTTCGGGGAGGTAAACACTTTGACCTGTTTCGTCAGCGGCTTTTTCCCACCGGCCGTAATTGTAACGTTGCAGAAGAACAAGAAGCCTGTCAATGGCGAAGTTaactcctcacacctctcatttgGCAAAGACTGGCGATTTCAAGTGCTCCACTACACATACATCCAGCCAGCAAACAGTGACGTATACTCTTGTAGAGTGCTCCATAACATTagcaaagaggaaaaagtagTTTACTGGG AACCAGAAGAGCAAAGTAGTGCTGAAGAACTGGATACAAGCCAGCTTGCTGTTTTGATCTGTGGGCTGATTATAGGAATACTTGGCACAGCAGCTGGACTCTACTTATGTTTTGCGTTGCTACTGTCTGGCTGGAGCTCTTTGATAATTCGGATCAATACTCCTTCTCAATGA